From the genome of Torulaspora globosa chromosome 2, complete sequence, one region includes:
- the APL4 gene encoding AP-1 complex subunit gamma (ancestral locus Anc_7.435), with protein sequence MAGSSLRSFIKDVRGAKTVAEERAIVTKASAKIRTKLRDDHLPLEKRRNNIQKLLYLYILGEKTHFGQVECINLIASDDFADKRLGYLAAMLLLDESQDLLTLLTNLLNNDLNHPNRFVVSLALTTLGFLSSSELARDLYPDVESILNTSKDPFLVKKALQCVAKLVMTDSSLLEIFQPQLLLSLLNNQSICTHGVLLSIAKVLQAALSGFSMHHKRVKENEPTADTTGILRQLLGAVPELLDLLQNLNVKNFEPEYDIQGTCDPFLQCELLYTLRLFFQVCFEFKITEIDQYSNKFNDLLTQIATNTDSGKNCGQAILYEATRTIFSLNLNQPSRVLGINILAQFLSGKDNNTKYVALSTLLKVVPQEPVAVQRHRKFISRCLRDPDVSIRSRALELAFAILNDVTMVELTEQLVEFLKNASDDDKNLIVYTVEYLVRAFEIHTSVDEKWKLETLITVLKLVGNVISAETVSNLLVFINNASCPQERCELVAEMLKLTLDDSKRSEISEHNVGWNLVTIWCVGEYGGEILGNKADAKISERSLTKYLVDQHAASDRNDNKIVHYLLTAALKLSAHVNDPGCNESLRQILVSRSRDADLMLQSKSVQYEIIFRQPLKVKKPILDSMPKFEKKIDAATQKPSKIASQSSASQPESSDLLDLLGEKQPSHSPQPQPSVAQSSTSVLSPTDLLADIFGSNGTNGKPSSDKDLSERNSSTLEVPAGSTKIHESAAAECYITLKSCGDGAAQMELYLKAKTNLQNVQTFCAVPKTQKLTLGQIQPGNTLVSHQVARQNLKVVGSGRLKLRVKLNFAADGNDSSEQFDHKFDQAL encoded by the coding sequence GCTGGCTCTTCGCTGAGAAGTTTCATTAAGGATGTCCGTGGGGCCAAGACTGTGGCCGAAGAAAGAGCGATTGTGACCAAGGCATCAGCTAAGATAAGAACTAAATTGCGAGATGATCATTTACCGTTGGAGAAAAGGCGAAATAATATACAAAAATTGCTTTATCTTTATATACTGGGCGAGAAGACCCATTTTGGGCAAGTGGAGTGTATCAATTTGATCGCTTCGGATGATTTCGCAGACAAAAGGCTGGGCTATTTAGCAGCGATGCTGCTGCTTGATGAGTCGCAGGATCTATTGACGCTGTTGACTAATCTGTTGAATAACGATCTGAATCATCCCAACCGGTTTGTGGTTTCATTGGCTTTGACGACTCTCGGGTTTCTAAGTTCTTCAGAGCTAGCGCGGGACCTGTATCCCGACGTGGAGAGTATATTGAATACGTCTAAGGATCCCTTCCTGGTTAAAAAGGCTTTGCAGTGTGTGGCCAAGCTTGTGATGACGGATTCTTCACTGTTGGAGATCTTCCAGCCGCAGCTGCTGCTCTCTCTGCTGAACAATCAGTCGATCTGCACGCACGGCGTCCTATTGAGCATTGCAAAAGTTCTGCAGGCTGCGCTTTCAGGCTTCTCTATGCACCACAAAAGGGTTAAAGAAAATGAGCCTACAGCGGATACTACTGGCATTTTGAGGCAGTTGTTAGGCGCAGTACCAGAACTACTTGATTTGCTGCAGAACTTGAACGTTAAGAACTTTGAGCCGGAGTACGACATACAAGGCACATGTGATCCATTTTTGCAATGCGAATTATTGTACACATTGAGacttttctttcaagtGTGCTTCGAGTTCAAGATAACAGAGATTGACCAGTATTCGAACAAATTTAATGACTTATTGACACAGATCGCCACCAACACGGATAGCGGCAAGAACTGTGGACAGGCTATCCTTTACGAAGCTACAAGAACTATTTTCTCATTGAATTTGAACCAGCCGTCGCGCGTCTTGGGTATCAATATTTTGGCTCAGTTTCTGTCTGGAAAAGATAACAATACAAAATACGTGGCATTGAGTACTTTATTGAAAGTTGTCCCTCAAGAGCCTGTGGCAGTTCAAAGACATAGGAAGTTCATCTCTCGCTGTCTGCGTGACCCAGATGTCTCGATAAGAAGTCGAGCGTTGGAGTTGGCGTTTGCTATTTTGAATGACGTTACCATGGTTGAACTCACCGAACAGCTGGTAgaattcttgaagaatgccTCTGACGATGACAAAAATCTAATTGTATACACTGTCGAATATCTTGTCAGGGCGTTTGAGATACACACATCAGTCGATGAAAAATGGAAGTTAGAGACTCTCATCACGGTACTTAAATTAGTGGGTAACGTCATAAGTGCTGAGACGGTAAGCAATTTACttgtcttcatcaacaacgCCAGCTGCCCGCAGGAGAGATGCGAACTCGTCGCTGAAATGTTAAAACTAACATTGGATGATTCGAAAAGATCTGAAATATCCGAACACAATGTTGGCTGGAATCTGGTAACCATTTGGTGTGTCGGCGAGTATGGTGGCGAGATATTGGGGAACAAGGCGGATGCAAAAATTTCTGAACGTTCGCTTACGAAATATCTGGTTGATCAACATGCAGCTAGCGACAGAAATGACAATAAGATCGTCCATTATCTCTTGACTGCTGCCCTAAAGTTGTCGGCACACGTAAATGATCCAGGCTGTAACGAATCCTTGAGACAAATATTAGTCTCGCGTTCGAGGGACGCCGATCTGATGCTTCAGTCAAAGAGCGTTCAATATGAAATTATTTTTAGGCAACCGTTGAAGGTTAAAAAACCCATTCTTGACTCGATGCCTAAGTTCGAGAAAAAGATAGATGCTGCAACGCAGAAGCCCTCTAAGATTGCCAGTCAGTCGAGTGCTTCGCAGCCGGAGTCGTCTGACTTGCTAGATCTGCTGGGCGAAAAGCAGCCATCCCATTCGCCGCAGCCACAACCCTCGGTGGCTCAGTCTTCAACTTCTGTTTTGTCCCCGACGGACTTGCTTGCCGACATATTCGGTAGCAACGGCACCAACGGTAAACCAAGTAGCGACAAGGACTTGTCAGAACGCAACAGTTCCACATTAGAAGTGCCCGCGGGAAGTACAAAGATACATGAAAGCGCGGCTGCCGAATGCTACATAACTCTAAAGTCATGCGGCGATGGCGCAGCCCAAATGGAGCTCTATTTGAAAGCCAAGACAAACCTGCAAAATGTGCAAACCTTTTGTGCCGTTCCCAAGACTCAAAAATTAACATTGGGTCAAATTCAACCCGGCAACACCCTGGTTTCGCACCAAGTAGCAAGgcaaaatttgaaggttGTCGGCTCAGGTAGGTTAAAACTGAGAGTCAAGCTGAATTTCGCGGCAGACGGAAACGACAGCAGTGAGCAATTTGACCACAAGTTTGATCAAGCTCTGTGA